In Pirellulales bacterium, the DNA window CAAGGAGAATAGTCTGCGCTCGCGAACCATCCGGCCGAGCATGCGTGTTGCGGAACCGGCCACTCGGGGATGCACTACGCCATCAGGGAAATAGATGCCATCGCTGCCGAGCATCATCCGCGGATGCGCGAGAAACGGCTCCACCGCTTCGTCACCCGAGACATGGAACACCATCAGCACGCAAAAGTTTTCGTCGATCAACAGGTCGGCCAGCGCGTCGCCCAACGACTTGCCGCTCGCGGCGACGTACGACGCCAGGGTGGCGCCTTGCCACGATTGATTCTCGCGACTGCCGACCCAGGCGATGGTGAGCTGATTGAGATTCAGGCCGTAACCCTCCACGGCGCGAGCAAATCGGTCGCGCACCAAGGGATCGGCCAGCCGCGTTGGCGCCGCCAAGGGACCGTCTTCCCACACCTCATACGGCAGCAGCATGCCCAATAGGCTCGACCCTGGCATATAGGGATAGATATCGAACGTCAGATCGACATCGCGCGCGGCGGGGGAGTCGATCAGGGTGAGAATCTCCTCGGTCTCTTGCGCGGTGGCCGCCTTGAGGTGCGAGATGTGCACACGCACACCGGCGCGGCGGCCAATTTCAATCGCCTCGCGCACTCCCCATACCGTTCCCCGCTTGTAGCGCACGTGCGTGACATACACCCCTTCGTGGCGGGCCATCGCCTCGGCCACGCGGGCAATCTCGTCGGTCGAAGAAAAACATTGCGCGATATAGTCCAGCCCGGTCGACAGCCCGGCGGCGCCGGCGTCCATGGCGCGGCGCAGTTCTTCGCGCATCAAGTTGATTTGAATATCGTCGGCCGGGTCGCGCCGCCAACCGCAGGCCAGCACGCGCAAATTGGCGAAGGGGACGAGCGGAATCGTGTTCTGGGCGGTTCGCCCATCGAGCAGCGCCATGTAATCGGCGATCGAGCGCCAACCGCGATAATCGGCCGTGCGCAGGCCGTCGAGCGGACGCAAATAGTGAATCCAATCGCGCGCGGTCTCGGGCGTGAGCGGCGCGTAGGAAATGCCGTCGCTCATCAGCACTTCGCTGGTGAAGCCCTGGCTCGTCTTGGGCAACAGGTGCGGCGTCTTGAGCAACCACCCTTCATCGTGATTGTGAACATCGATGAACCCCGGCGCGACCACGCGCCCGGCCACGTCGATCACCCGCGCCGCGCCGGTGTCGATGGCGCCAATCTCCGCGATGCGATCGCCGGCGATGGCCACATCGGCGCGATAGCCCGGCCGACCTGTGCCGTCGATCACTGTCGCGCCGCGATACAAAAGGTCGAACACGTTTAAGCCAAAGCCTCGTGGGATGGCGCGTCGCGGCGCAGGGGTCGGGCCAGTTGGGCGGCAACGACCGCCAACGCGGCCAGCGACACACACGCGCCAACATAAAAGGCGGTGGGACGATACCACATGGTCACGACATGTCGACCTGCTGGCACGCGGACGCCGCGAAATGCGTGATTCGCCTTGAGCAGCGGCGCGGCGCCGCCGTCAATGGCCGCGTGAACGCTGGTGGCATGCATATCGGCCACCACTAAGAGGCCCGGCGTCTCAGTTTCGACCTCGATCTCTAGCGACGAGGGGCTTGTCTCGCGCAAGGCCACCTGGGCCGGCTTAGTTGGCGCTGGGCCAATCTGCGGATCGGTGTCCACAATCGCCAAGCGTCGCGCGTCAAAATCGCCGGCATGGATCGCCTTCACGCGCTCGTGCGGCGAATCGATGCGCCGCGCGTCGTACACCAGCCACGCGCGGGGGAGCGGATTGCGCACGCGATATAAGCGCACGGGATCGTCGCTCACCAGTTCCGCCGCGGCCAGCAGGTGCGCGGGCAGCGGCTCGACATCGCTGATGTGCGTGATCGCCGCTGCCTGCAAATAGCCCAGCGAGATGTTGCGGTCGGTTGCCAGCAGGTGCGTCATTTCGGCGGGTGTCACGGCGTCGAATTGATTTTTGATCGTGGCCACGCGCGCGCCGTGTAGCAGGTGATAGTTGGCGGCCAACGTCAAAAAGCTGTTGCGCAGCCGCTGCGGCGACCAAAAACGCTCGTCGTGTTCCGGGTCGGCGCCTTCGATCTGACCGTGCATCAGCGGCAACAATCGAAAATGCCCTTCTCGATGGGCCGCTGCCAAGATGGCCGGCGAGGCCGTTTGATCCCAGCCCGGCGGCGCCAGGCAATCGGCAAAGGTCGGGCTGGTCACCGCGAGCGCCGCCACCGCCGCGACGATGGATCGAATCGGCAGCGATCGCGACAAAACAGACAGCGCCATATCGGCCCCAAAAGCGATCAACACGCTGTACGCGAGTGTTGACACGAGCAAATACAAACTGGGCCAGCGAAACCAGGAGAACACCGGCAGATAGTAAAAAATCCAGGCGACGGGCGTCGCGAAGGCCACCAGCAAGGTCAACAGCAGGAAGCCCCCCCAGAAAAGCGCCTCCGCGCGGTTGCGCCAAGCGAACAGGCCATACAACGCCAGCGCCGCTGCGGCCAGGTATCCCCAATAAAAGGCAGATAGCGCGGCGACGCCGCTTACGCCGACCGTCATGAGTTGCGGCAGCGTTTCGACACGATTGTAATACACGGCCTCCCAAGACAGCGACTCGGACCGGTGCGAGTTCCAAAAAAATTGCAGCGTCGGCAGCAGCTGCACCATCGCCAATAGCGCCGGCAGGCCGAGCGCGATCATGCCGCCACGAAACAAGCTCTCCGGCTGCTTTCCAACTCGAAAGCAGAGATAGGCGGCCTCCAGCGAGAACGAGAAGAGTGAGCCGTTCGGAAAGCCGGCCAACAGCATGACTCCGTTGACCAGCGCACACCACCACAGCGCGCGCGGGTCGCCGGCCGCGTGGCGATCGATCAGCCACAGCGCTAGCGGCGCCCAGCACATGGTGGCGATGACGCCCGGAATAACGTGCAACGCCATGAGCGGCGCCGAGCCAAAATAGCCGCACGCGCCAATTGCCGATGCAAAAGGGGATGCGCCGCGACCGACCAAAAACACATACATCGTCAGACCGGCGATCAGGTAGTGCAGCGCCATCCAAATGTCGTGCATTTCTGGCGACGGCCACAGCACGTACAGCGCGAATAGCGGATAAGCGACGCCGGTTTGCCCATCGGAGAACAGCGGAAAACCGCACTCGGTGGCCGGCGTCCAAAACGGCCAATGCCCCGCGCGGATTTGCTCCGCCGCGTGCAGCCGGTTCGGCAGGTCGTTGAGCGCGATGTCGACCAGATACAGATTGCCCGGCAGCAGGAACAAGGGCCCCGCGAAGATCATCCAAACCAAAAACACAATCAACAGGGCCAGGCCATGCGCGGCGCGGGGGGCGCCGCCATCATCGCGGCGCGGGGCGGCAAGGACGGTGTGACTTTGGGGGAATGTGCGGGTCGCAGCGAGTTGAGAGGGTGTCATGCGGTGTCAGCGGCTCAAACGGGCTGGGGCGGATTCACGGTGGGTGGCGGACGCCCGTATTGTCCCTGGGGGCGATGCACCTAGATTCATCCAATCTGGCAGCCGATGCAAGCCTGCCACGCTGGTACGTCGCGCCGTGGC includes these proteins:
- a CDS encoding D-aminoacylase; protein product: MFDLLYRGATVIDGTGRPGYRADVAIAGDRIAEIGAIDTGAARVIDVAGRVVAPGFIDVHNHDEGWLLKTPHLLPKTSQGFTSEVLMSDGISYAPLTPETARDWIHYLRPLDGLRTADYRGWRSIADYMALLDGRTAQNTIPLVPFANLRVLACGWRRDPADDIQINLMREELRRAMDAGAAGLSTGLDYIAQCFSSTDEIARVAEAMARHEGVYVTHVRYKRGTVWGVREAIEIGRRAGVRVHISHLKAATAQETEEILTLIDSPAARDVDLTFDIYPYMPGSSLLGMLLPYEVWEDGPLAAPTRLADPLVRDRFARAVEGYGLNLNQLTIAWVGSRENQSWQGATLASYVAASGKSLGDALADLLIDENFCVLMVFHVSGDEAVEPFLAHPRMMLGSDGIYFPDGVVHPRVAGSATRMLGRMVRERRLFSLEEAVRKMTSFPAERFGLAQRGVLRNGAIADLVVFDPATVADLATYADPQRLSAGVEHVVVAGRPIIEQGAALPEIEEAPPGRALKFRDAAR